The following are encoded together in the Carassius auratus strain Wakin chromosome 34, ASM336829v1, whole genome shotgun sequence genome:
- the eef1akmt1 gene encoding EEF1A lysine methyltransferase 1: MSDCEDDVPRLSAETLAALHEFYAESGRTGPEQNSMKTDKFSVGAVEEDWRMSQFWYSEDTAARLAEEVMQQAGEHGRIACISAPSVYQKLKQLDSTRSDSVSAVLLEFDRRFAAYGDEFVFYDYNNPLCLPEDLLPQSFDIVIADPPYLSEECLGKVALTIKYLTKGKILLCTGAIMEEPAGKLMDLKICSFLPKHNHNLANEFRCYVNYESSLLS, encoded by the exons ATGAGTGACTGTGAGGATGATGTGCCTCGGCTCTCCGCGGAGACCCTCGCAGCGCTGCACGAGTTTTACGCCGAGAGTGGAAGGACTGGACCGGAACAAAACTCCATGAAGACTGACAAGTTCAGTGTCGGTGCTGTAGAGGAAGACTGG CGCATGAGTCAGTTCTGGTACAGCGAAGACACGGCCGCACGGTTAGCAGAGGAAGTCATGCAGCAGGCTGGAGAACATGGCAG GATAGCTTGTATAAGTGCACCAAGTGTGTATCAGAAACTGAAACAGTTGGACTCCACGAGGTCGGACAGCGTGTCTGCTGTTTTGCTGGAGTTTGATCGACGTTTCGCAGCATATGGAGATGAGTTTGTGTTTTATGATTACAACAACCCTCTGTGTCTGCCTGAGGATCTCCTTCCTCAGAGCTTTGACATCGTCATCGCAGATCCTCCGTACCTCTCTGAAGAGTGTCTCGGCAAGGTGGCACTCACCATTAAATACCTCACGAAGGGAAAAATCCTGCTCTGCACAG GAGCTATTATGGAGGAGCCTGCTGGGAAACTTATGGATCTAAAGATATGCAGTTTTTTACCAAAACACAATCACAATCTGGCCAATGAGTTCCGCTGCTATGTGAACTATGAATCAAGCCTTCTCTCATGA